In Polyangiaceae bacterium, a genomic segment contains:
- a CDS encoding DUF559 domain-containing protein, producing the protein MRRPHRQSAQPVARARAHALLQQLTFSEQKLWQELRGSKLGVAFRRQVAIGRYIADFAAPSMRLVVEVDGGYHVARKAADKRRDRDLARLGWRVLRLEAGLVVHRLPEAVARIRQALGARG; encoded by the coding sequence ATGCGTCGCCCCCATCGTCAGTCCGCTCAGCCAGTTGCTCGCGCTCGTGCCCATGCGCTGCTGCAACAGCTCACGTTCAGTGAGCAGAAGCTGTGGCAAGAGCTCCGTGGCTCCAAGCTGGGTGTGGCCTTCCGGCGGCAAGTGGCCATCGGTCGCTACATTGCAGATTTCGCTGCCCCCAGCATGCGCTTGGTCGTTGAAGTGGATGGCGGCTATCACGTCGCGCGAAAGGCCGCCGACAAGCGCCGAGACCGGGACCTGGCCCGGCTTGGCTGGCGCGTGCTGCGGTTGGAAGCAGGCCTCGTCGTGCATCGGCTGCCGGAAGCTGTTGCTCGCATCCGCCAAGCGTTGGGGGCGCGTGGCTGA
- a CDS encoding PEGA domain-containing protein: protein MCAQAPKGPSTFGRQAARRARRARARRSGHQKQSYDIAGNLGDVELTLGKPRDAAEHLEYSYRNWPTGKQEARQRTLERLSQAKKLVGALEISVNVDGAEITVNDTSAGRAPLNHDVFVEAGAVSISVTAPGYATETKTVPVAKGESRKVAIELTADGSAGAAATGGNGGNGGAGNNGNGGDSGAAGSGGTTVSTDGMSGKTVALIAGGALTVASAATWIGFYFAQKSTKDDANGLLDQIGGELGPNGCSSQPDHSLCTQLADKNDTGKTQKTLSTIGGIGFAAFGAATAAVWFLWPDEKQDSAVTPQLAPTIAKDEIGVTVRGSF, encoded by the coding sequence ATGTGCGCGCAGGCCCCGAAGGGGCCGAGCACATTTGGGAGGCAAGCCGCGCGCAGGGCCCGAAGGGCCCGAGCACGGCGAAGTGGGCATCAAAAGCAAAGCTACGACATCGCCGGCAATCTCGGTGATGTAGAGCTCACGCTCGGCAAGCCGCGCGATGCAGCGGAACACCTCGAGTACTCGTACCGCAATTGGCCCACGGGCAAACAAGAGGCGCGCCAGCGCACGCTCGAGCGCCTCAGCCAAGCGAAGAAGCTCGTCGGCGCTCTCGAGATCTCCGTCAATGTCGACGGCGCAGAGATCACCGTCAACGACACCTCCGCGGGCCGCGCACCGCTCAACCACGACGTGTTCGTCGAAGCCGGCGCCGTCAGCATCTCCGTCACGGCTCCCGGCTACGCCACGGAAACCAAGACCGTCCCCGTCGCCAAGGGCGAGTCGCGCAAAGTCGCCATCGAGCTAACGGCCGACGGCAGTGCCGGCGCTGCTGCCACTGGCGGCAACGGCGGCAACGGCGGCGCGGGCAACAACGGCAACGGCGGAGACAGCGGCGCCGCCGGTTCCGGCGGCACCACTGTCTCCACCGACGGCATGTCCGGCAAGACCGTCGCTCTCATCGCCGGCGGCGCTCTGACCGTCGCAAGCGCAGCGACGTGGATCGGGTTCTACTTCGCACAGAAGTCAACGAAGGACGACGCAAACGGATTGCTGGACCAGATCGGCGGGGAACTTGGGCCGAATGGTTGCAGCAGTCAGCCGGACCATTCGCTGTGCACCCAGCTGGCAGACAAGAATGATACCGGCAAGACACAAAAGACCCTCTCCACTATAGGAGGCATCGGGTTCGCGGCCTTTGGGGCAGCGACGGCCGCTGTCTGGTTCTTGTGGCCGGATGAGAAGCAGGATTCCGCGGTGACGCCCCAACTCGCGCCGACCATTGCGAAGGATGAGATTGGGGTCACGGTTAGAGGAAGCTTTTAG